The Biomphalaria glabrata chromosome 13, xgBioGlab47.1, whole genome shotgun sequence sequence AAGCTGATCTGGTCATATTAAAgaacatgactcactgtcattGTCATCCCTCAAATTACAGTGTAGAGAGCCTACAAAAAGGGTTTTTCTAAGAAAATCTGGCTGGACATTGTGAAAGAAAGGACTGGCCTCTCTCTTTATATCCTACTAAGAACAGGACTGGATTTGGTTATGTGAACTGTCaggaaagtcaagggacagatgtgATACCACAGGTAGGCtaatgaaattgaaaataattcCATAAATGCAATATTCAAGCTTATTTCTTTTCTCAACATCTTCTGActcaaacacaaacaaatagtTTATTCTACATTTGCCCTCTCAGCTCACCTCCTTCAGCTACATCCTTCACAGACTTGCCAACTGATCTGGCCATGCCACCAAATGTGGTGAAAACCACAAAGCCTGCTATAACACTTGTAATCAGATCCATTACACTTATAAGTAAGGAATCACTGAGGAGAGATTTTTAAGTCATTGTTAACACTTTCAAATCTTACATAACATTATTGCTAAATAGTCATGTCAAACAATGTATCAGATTCCTTattagttaaattattctacATGATTTACTCATGGGAATAGCCAACAATAATCTCTGCCTGAATAGAGTTTAATAAAAGAGGGAGCATTTTGAGAATAGACTCATTTCTATAATCATCAGACTTGTGTCAGAGTGATAGTAACATCCAAGGGTATGGACAGCTAAGATTCACAATGACCATAAGTAATAatgagttttattgttttgcCAAAAGGTGTAATACAGTAATTTGATATGTACTTTACATGACTCCAAAAAGAACATAATGATAGTCACAACCTTGAAGCAGAAAGTTGTGAGCCCTGTAGCATGcttaacttatttttttgtctgtgaTACTGCAGATAATATATTCACCAACTTACTAATACACCTTGTTAGTAAACTTGTTATAACTGCCAAACATGATGATACCACCAAACGAGACACTGAGAGAGAAGAACATCTGACCTGCAGCTGCCGTCCATACCTGAAacagaataatttttttccattcttgatttaaagtaaaatattttggaAACATTAATGCCATCACATGTTCTAGATCTCTTTAGCATaaacttgtatatatatttaaatattcataCTTAAGATTTCTATTTAGATCAAGTTTTAAATTCTGTTTGGTAATAGAGAATTAAATTACATAAATAATCTTGTGagatactttaaaaagaaaaaaatatcatatatcttctacttttttctttatttcataattttatGACACTGAACTAAATCCTTCATTATAAAGAAATTTTATGTTAGTAAGTATTTAAGATccatgacttaaaaaaaaaagattagagatctaaatatcttatcttatataatacagacgttacttcaaaaaagaagatgattacgtcctacgcgtcatgcatttagtcattcatattaaccaatgacttaaattctgccaagtcactggttttcctggctaactcaggcaacccattccatgctctaatagcactagggaagaaggagtatttgtacaaatttgtcctagcatatgtgacgaggaatgtgcctttatctttgtgtcttgagtattttattaaattttgtttttgtatttgaagattatgattcagtgttttatgtatgattgctactttagttttgagtcttctctcctgaaggctttctaaatttagtgattttactaaaggtgttactctagtcaaatgtgaatattcgtttgttatgaatctcactgctctattttgtgtctgttacagtttcttaatgttttcttgagttgaggggtcccatgTATATGAACTAACATGTGAATATCAAGAAAATCATTGAAGACTTGTGTATGCATGAGAGAGTCATCATCATAGTTTATTGATTAAACAATGCTTCCCATCTAAGTCATTCTCAGCCTAGGCTTACTTTTAAGTTtgcatgtatattatataagtGTATATAAGTGCCTAAGTGTAACTTCATTCATTAATAGAactaattacaataattataaatGAGATTTCATTCCATTTGTAACTACCTTGATGTCTGCTAGCTTATCCCAGTCTGGTATAATAAAGAACTTGACGCCATCCAGGGCACCGTCCAACAGAGAGCCGCGTACAAGCAATATTAGCAAGATGACATAAGGAAAAGTGGCTGTGAAATAAACAACCTGGGGATAAAGCAATAGTATAAAGAAGAATATCTAGAGGTGTAAATCATGATACTAAGGTATGTCTTTATcttatatactaatatagatctatggtCCATAtgctttgtctttttaaaaaaataaactaaaattaaaaatgaaacaggcaaaaaaaaaatgaagaaagaaaaaatgtataaaaaaatttttggaaCTATAAAAGTACATTACAGAAAGTGTCTCACCTTGCCTGAACTTTTGATTCCTTTAATTAAACATATGACAACGACAATCCAAGACAAAAGGAGACACAACGCCAGTTTGTAGAGAGGAGCGCCCATTTGATCAGGCTCAATACCATCGGATTTCTGAATTACTTCTTTGCTGTAACAGAAATTGATTCATTTTTGGAGATTTATATATACGACACGTAACGACACACTCATTCAGAACATTGAGATGCTAGATACACACATAACGACACACTAATTGAGAACATTGAGATGTTAGATACACAACGTAATGACACACTCATTCAGAACATTGAGATGCTAGACTTACTAGAAGAACAGTTCTGCCGCCGTTCTGGTTTTTATCTCCGGAGAGCAGGTCATGTTTAGGGGCATGGAAGAGTTGTCAATTGTTGAGTTGCCTGTACACGAGCAGCTGCCCATCATGAAGTTGGTCGTGATGTTGTCAGTACACTTGGAGAGGCTCATACTTCTAGTGGTCACACAGTTGTACGCAGTCACCCATTCCtggaagagaaacaaaaatatattttctatggGCAGCTACAAAGAAGATTCTGTTGTAAGTACCTTATGTCTCCATCGATCGTGTAATCTAGTTTCATTCTACTGTTTTATAACTGAACTTTTGAGTCGTATGATTGGACTTATAAGACATTTAACtagaatttaaaatttatttaacttgAACTGAGTTTCAATTAACTTGAATGCAGTGTCATTTAGGCCTAACAGGACTATGATGTCATCTAAATGGACTATTCAAACGTGTAAAGTAATTCGCCTACAGTGTAATTTAACTGGACTATGGCTCTTCTAGTGGACATTTTTGCTGTTGCCATCAAGTCTTACTTTGTAGACCGAATTTGTAGCAGTTTGTTTTTTGCATGTGAAAGTAGAACCCGACTGTGAGAAGCCAGTCTTTAGTCAGTTCAGCTCGCTTGTCTTGACATGATCTCAGTGACATTAAATTACAGCACAGTGTCACAAAGTAGGTCTATCGGTGGGGAGGGAGGCGGTGGCATCAATTGCACATCAATTTATCAATTTATCATCATTATTTTAAGacagactttgttttggaaagtttagaattcatatgaaatttttcagtataagagtaaccattgagatgagttctgaacccaaatattcttttcctagtcgccttttcccaacctttactcaatctaatatttttctagttaaataaatttgggactacaACTCACGATATATGCTTCAATcataaaaatgcaaaacaattgGAGTAGAACCTAATTTCTTCTCCCACTTTCGAAATTTTTgatttagagctttgaattctaGTTCTGTAAccaaacaaagttacaaacatgcctattttACAAAAtctatcacttacaaatgacccttttttttaaatattattttcgaatattttttttttcggcggcgatcctcaaagccttaatctaaatatgtggggtaatcttatcttttcaaagaacaaatcggttgtatttgcaatgtaggcAGGGCCtaaaaattcatattagaatatttttcaagtaaaacattattcaaaaaggtccatttttaataggatgaataataagttgtagatgtcaggagaatgcgtttctgcagtgaagaatgcaagaaaacgcttttggcgccggggtttcgccccgaactccactgtgggagcttacagcgctcccccagaaccCCTAACTGACAGAAGAAAAGACTCTcgacatgactgttttttttatccTCATGTTTATATATTTGCTGTACTTCGTTTATGCATTGGGTTAGGGTCCTACTGGGCGTCagggttagggttttgaaaaaaatcgccccccccccacaacaaagttctggatccgccagtgcggCTGAAGGGGGAGGCATTGTTTGACAGGGTCAACGTATAcacatttataaaatgaaaagatcTGTAGGGGAGCTAAGAACGCACAAATTCTTATCACTACTGACCTCGGCACACTGTGTCCAGGGTAACGTCGCTTGCatggaagagaaaaagaaaagtagagTGTAGGCCATGATGATGTTGTAATAGATGGCCACTATCACGGAGATGATGCACATAGATATGCCAACACCTGCCAACACAAAGGAAGTTACGGTAATGTGCATTGGTACAAGTTATTCACAATATATCTCACATTTGTTTTCCTTATTTAGGCTCCAGGCAATCCGAGGCTTACTTTTGGTGTACAAAGATCAATACAAAAGTAGAAACTTGCCAAATATAAAACatacttttgaaaaacaaagcttatgttaagagtaattgtatcaattattttgaatcaatcatgtgaATAATTTATCCATTTAACTCATTTTTTAGTGACTATCTAATtttctacacaaggcttatcccCCTTTAGCTAGTACTGTGTCtatataaagttcccctttcagaccttaaattgtcatctatagggcagatgatgtaaaagtcatctttttttagcggttaacgagggtgtcacgtacccagcacaacgaccactgCCTCTCTATATGAAacgaaattaattaatatgaataattgattagaaaaaaaatatttatacatttttcgattaattaatgttttgttaggggaAAAGATtgtttgtgcaaactttcaatCTGATCAGAtaatggggggtgggggggggggagaaaaaacgtgCACGAAATTCAATGTAGGAAGAGAGTGAGTTGGtaaaagctttgtacaaaacTGAGCACAGAAACTCTTGTGTGTATTAGTGAATGTTTCACTCAACATCTCACAAACTCCAACCCGGTTACTCGGGCCTCTTATCTCCACACGTCCACATCTCCAAGGTTTAAAAAGAGATTATGAAGGTGGAcatcatttatttcaaagagATGTGGTACAAAGAGTGAAGCTGGAAAAGACACTCACCTTTAGCGGCAGGATTCATTCTCCAGACTTTAGTTGGTCCACTCCCAGAGTACTGACCCATGACCAGTTCCATGAAATACATTGGTTTACCAATCAAGAGCTGAAGTATGATGTATGCGATCAGGAAAGCCGCTGGTAGATGAATAAATGCATGTATACAATGTAGGCATACTTCATGGATATTAAAAGGGCCTACATGTAATATAAGTATAGAGTACACAATACATTTAGTGCATACTACATCTTAATAGTATATAGTACTTAGtacaaaataaaaccaaaaagtATATATTGCATTTATATTTCTAGTAATTATACGTataaagtttaataaataatcTAGTAATTACTCTAGTaattatacatataaagtatAATAAATACTCTATTTATTACTCTAGTAATTATACGTATAAAGTATAATAAATACTCTATTTATTGCTCTAGTAATTATACGCATAAAGTATAATAAATACTCTATTTATTACTCTAGTAATTATActtataaagtaaaataaatactcTAGTAATTACTCTAGTAGTTATACGTATAAAgtataataaatactttttgGTAGGGAGtatatcatatttttttttcttttggtcttacATTTATATAGAACAaaagttacttaaaaaaaaagaagataatttaaaattattgacaTTCCATTCGAAACAATCAATGCAtcattatttgcttttttttttaaccaactgCTATGTAACTTCAATTATATAATGTAGggtcaaaaaaaacaacaacctttcaATTCAACCACCTGATGATAGAAGCTTAAATACAATGAAAGATGTTAAAATTCCTCCATGGAATtcgacattttaaaatagacacGGTATTTCGAGCCTCTAAATCTAATATCTTTATAGTACTTAATAcgttctgttgttgttttgttactgAACTTAGTGAACTGATAAGGGGAGCTTACCTCCACCGTGCTCGTAAGCAAGATAGGGGAATCTCCAAACATTGCCTAGCCCAACAGAAAGCCCAATGCACGACAAAACGAATTCGGCCTTGTTGCCCCACTGGCCCCTGTCATCCTCATCATTAGCTGTGTCTTGCTGAAGTTGAGACTCAGAGTCCGCGTAGCTGATGTTGCTGAGGCTGACACTGCCATTGGAGGCGTCTTTGGAATACTGAAGATCAAGAAGTGGAcattggttttgaaaaaaaaaaagcaaaataaaaaaaaaacaaagcttatcaattagtagcaattagtttggatcagtcttataattaaatttgtaataagcatCAAACGATTATCTTTAAAgagaactaattcagcttataccaccaccacttcagtcaagtactatttatttccattgttgagataccaattaactaattggtaatttttttattgactgttGTGTTGTCAGTtcgaagaaataattgtgcgaaatttcagcttgaataggtatgggagaaataaggtgtacaagcTTTTAGCCAGACAGGCAGctagagtaagttgatataaactttgtaaaaagaaagacaaagaatgTAGGCATAATCGGCTTTATaagaatatacaaataaaaagtaCCTAGACATATCTTGCAAGACGTTAGgaattgtatattatatcttCTCAGCTTACAGGACGTTAGGGATTGTATATTATATCTTTTCAGCTTACAGGACGTTAGGGATTGTATATTATATCTTCTCAGCTTACAGGACGTTAGGGATTGTATATTATATCCTCTCAGCTTACAGGACGTTAGGGATTGTATATTATATCTTTTCAGCTTACAGGACGTTAGTGATTGTATATTATATCTTCTCAGCTTACAGGACGTTAGGGATTGTATATTATATCTTCTCAACTTACAGGACGTTAGGGATTTAATGTTATATCCTCCTAACTTACAGGACGTTAGGGATTGTATGTTATATCTTCTCAGCTTACAGGACATTAGGGATTGTATGTTATATCTTCTCAGCTTACAGGACGTTAGGAATTGTATGTTATATCTTCTCAGCTTACATGACGTTAGGGATTGTATATTATAGCCTCTCAACTTACAGGACGTTAGGGATTGTATATTATATCCTCTCAACTTACAGGACGTTAGAGATTGTATATTATATCCTCTCAACTAACAGGTCGTTAAAGAGTGTATATTATATCTTCTCAGCTTACAGGACGTTAGGGATTGTATATTATATCCTCTCAACTTACAGGACGTTAAAGATTGTATATTATATCTTCTCAGCTTACAGGACGTTAGGGATTGTATGTTATACCTTCTCAACTTACAGGACGTTAGGGATTGTATGTTTATACCTTCTCAACTTACAGGACGTTAGGGATTTAATGTTATATCCTCTCGTCTTTCAAGATGTTTGGGATTGTATGCTATATACTCTCAACCTTCATAACGTTAGGGATTGTATGTCCTATCCTCTCGTCTTTCAGGACGTTAGGGATTGTATGTCCTATCCTCTCGACTTGCAGGACGTTAGGGATTGTATGTCCTATCCTCTCGACTTGCAGGACGTTAGGGATTGTATGTCCTATCCTCTCGTCTTTCAGGACGTTAGGGATTGTATGTCCTATCCTCTCGTCTTTCAGGACGTTAGGAAGTGTATGTCCTATCCTGTCGACTTGCACGACGTTAGGGATCGTATGTCCTATCCTCTCGTCTTTCAGGACGTTAGGAATTTATGTCCTATCCTCTCGTCTTTCAGGACGTTAGGAATTTATGTCCTATCCTCTTGTCTTT is a genomic window containing:
- the LOC106067933 gene encoding sodium- and chloride-dependent neutral and basic amino acid transporter B(0+)-like, producing MSVKMTSYNLWPDGHVAGFPSTAKNGYSKDASNGSVSLSNISYADSESQLQQDTANDEDDRGQWGNKAEFVLSCIGLSVGLGNVWRFPYLAYEHGGAAFLIAYIILQLLIGKPMYFMELVMGQYSGSGPTKVWRMNPAAKGVGISMCIISVIVAIYYNIIMAYTLLFFFSSMQATLPWTQCAEEWVTAYNCVTTRSMSLSKCTDNITTNFMMGSCSCTGNSTIDNSSMPLNMTCSPEIKTRTAAELFFYKEVIQKSDGIEPDQMGAPLYKLALCLLLSWIVVVICLIKGIKSSGKVVYFTATFPYVILLILLVRGSLLDGALDGVKFFIIPDWDKLADIKVWTAAAGQMFFSLSVSFGGIIMFGSYNKFTNKVYYDSLLISVMDLITSVIAGFVVFTTFGGMARSVGKSVKDVAEGGYGLAFVVYPEALSNLPPSQLWSVLFFFMLFTLGLDSEFGLMETVLTCIQDEFPKTRKYKSYICVGLSIACFFLALPCTCPGGDYVVTIMDHYGADFSVLILSCIEVISVMWVYGVMRFLKDIEYMLGSRPHGWPYWVFCWTITSPLLIGLLFLYRMIEYSPPTYAGGAPYPQFAQAIGWALLSFALCPVPLVFFWRLFKSFQAQEVNTFTDVSTDQQKRIGHLQQVLFFTTVQHWFLKIDFH